A DNA window from Chryseobacterium sp. MEBOG06 contains the following coding sequences:
- a CDS encoding J domain-containing protein: protein MKDYYYFLGISQDASEEDIKKAYRKLSLKYHPDKNDNDDFFADRFREILEAYETLSDPGRRHAYDQNLESQQKSFRYTIPPAIKTFAANKIHAKKGEEIIISWQTNNADVVKVLPFGLEKPYGERIFKITEFKDGKFQLLLHATNSLLNKTAVQGITITEVFENNTEKFKNSAEEMFKPQPVTRINRTGQPKIIMLIWGIIILAIAIYMLIRNFS, encoded by the coding sequence ATGAAAGATTACTACTATTTTCTCGGTATATCCCAGGATGCTTCAGAAGAAGACATCAAAAAAGCTTATCGAAAGCTGTCTTTAAAATACCATCCGGATAAAAATGACAACGATGACTTTTTTGCAGACCGTTTCCGTGAGATTCTGGAAGCTTATGAAACATTGAGTGATCCGGGCAGAAGACATGCCTATGATCAGAATTTAGAAAGTCAGCAGAAAAGTTTCAGGTATACTATTCCGCCTGCCATAAAAACTTTTGCGGCGAATAAGATTCATGCAAAAAAAGGAGAGGAGATTATCATCAGCTGGCAGACCAATAATGCTGATGTGGTAAAAGTGCTGCCTTTCGGGCTGGAAAAGCCTTACGGAGAAAGGATTTTTAAAATTACAGAATTTAAAGATGGTAAATTCCAGCTTTTGCTTCATGCTACCAACTCGCTTCTGAATAAAACGGCTGTTCAGGGCATTACAATAACAGAAGTTTTTGAAAATAACACAGAGAAATTCAAAAACTCAGCAGAAGAAATGTTTAAACCTCAGCCTGTAACAAGAATAAACAGGACTGGTCAGCCTAAAATTATAATGCTGATTTGGGGGATCATTATATTGGCAATTGCTATATATATGCTGATCAGAAATTTCAGTTAA
- a CDS encoding alpha/beta hydrolase, which translates to MEFKKISISAILLFSCVTVFGQKPKEEEKQYIFFLHNKFLEDHSLEEAHPKYGVAEYEPILLELKKGNTIVISEKRKAGTDPSAYALKVKKQVDSLMKKGISADHISIIGTSQGGYIAQYVSYYEKNPQLKFVFIGSSFENDSLEKDKNFRLYGKILSITEKSDDGHVQLSQEQRFIRSGIKDFKEIELNTGLNHGFLFKTLNDWIVPAKDWIYRK; encoded by the coding sequence ATGGAATTTAAAAAAATCTCTATTTCAGCAATTCTGCTTTTTTCTTGTGTAACAGTTTTTGGGCAGAAACCTAAAGAAGAGGAGAAACAGTATATTTTCTTTTTACATAATAAATTCCTTGAAGATCATTCACTGGAAGAAGCACATCCCAAATATGGAGTGGCAGAATACGAACCTATACTTTTGGAACTGAAAAAAGGGAACACTATAGTTATTTCAGAAAAGAGAAAGGCGGGTACGGATCCCTCAGCCTATGCACTGAAGGTGAAAAAGCAGGTAGATAGTCTTATGAAAAAAGGAATTTCTGCGGATCATATCAGTATTATAGGGACTTCTCAGGGAGGGTATATCGCACAGTACGTTTCTTACTATGAAAAAAATCCGCAGTTAAAATTTGTATTTATTGGTTCCAGTTTTGAAAATGATTCTTTAGAAAAAGATAAGAATTTCAGACTGTATGGGAAGATACTTTCTATTACTGAAAAATCAGATGATGGGCATGTACAGCTCTCACAGGAGCAGCGTTTTATCAGGTCCGGAATTAAAGATTTTAAAGAAATAGAACTGAATACAGGATTAAATCATGGTTTTCTTTTTAAAACACTCAATGACTGGATTGTTCCGGCTAAAGATTGGATCTACCGGAAATAA
- a CDS encoding RNA polymerase sigma factor gives MDNRHINMEVVEKITMPQKEKESIISQTVSNYGGKLMSYIRPKVKNAEDAEDILQEVWYQFSSITNLSEIVNVGGWLYRVTANKITDRYRKKKTENLEDFVYEDDDGEFSIKDILLMDESAGPEVKMFQDEIWKKLFEALDELPEKQRLVYMENELNDRTLQEIADEQGENIKTIISRKNYAVKHLRNRLRELYEDLKS, from the coding sequence ATGGATAATCGTCATATCAATATGGAGGTTGTCGAAAAAATAACAATGCCACAGAAAGAGAAAGAAAGCATCATCTCACAGACCGTTTCCAACTACGGAGGGAAGCTGATGTCCTATATTCGTCCTAAAGTGAAAAATGCAGAAGATGCAGAAGATATTCTGCAGGAAGTGTGGTATCAGTTCAGCAGCATTACCAATCTCTCTGAGATTGTAAATGTAGGGGGGTGGCTTTACAGAGTGACAGCTAATAAAATCACAGACCGCTACCGAAAAAAGAAAACAGAAAATCTGGAAGATTTTGTCTACGAAGATGATGATGGAGAGTTTTCCATCAAAGATATCTTGCTTATGGATGAAAGCGCAGGTCCTGAAGTAAAGATGTTTCAGGATGAGATCTGGAAAAAGCTGTTTGAAGCTCTTGATGAACTCCCCGAAAAACAAAGGCTGGTGTATATGGAAAATGAATTGAACGACAGGACGCTCCAGGAAATAGCCGATGAACAGGGAGAAAACATCAAAACTATCATTAGCCGGAAAAACTATGCTGTGAAGCATTTAAGAAACAGATTGAGAGAATTATACGAAGATTTAAAAAGTTAG
- a CDS encoding alpha/beta hydrolase family protein, which translates to MNLNHKILGTICIVLPAIMINAQSSTTKLPGDPTLPSNKASIEKLISYDKGNFKYKVEDYFARPKASGFKLSPDGKYLSYKEKDKDSKNHVYVKDLGTGKITKAIVEKDDLIKSYGWLNKKRLFYTQDKGGNENIHLYAADADGSNLKDLTPFEGITLGTIRPIKDTDFVVVTMNKNNKQIFEPYKINFVTGEITQLYENKDVNSPIDDYIFDKDGNLRGYIVLENGLTSKTYYKDLQTGKFNLLKSTDWSDTFSIIRFNDNSKNKDEAFVITNLDSDKTRIVLYDLKKNSVIREVYSNPVYDVSSVSVAGKNRNYELDYISYEGVKGETVPVSKFYKEIDDKLKSQFKDKEFSVVSSDDNNDKLLVIVTSDKLYGAYYEYDTKTKELKLLYNLMPQLKEEDMAEMRPIEFKSRDGLIVRGYITLPKAALDGKKVPLVVNPHGGPQGVRDSWGFNPETQLFASRGYATLQINFRISGGYGKEFQKAGYKQIGRKAMDDVEDGVKYAISQGWIDKDRIAIYGGSHGGYATLMGLIKTPDLYACGVDYVGVSNIFTFFDSFPEYWKPYKEMVKQIWYDLDNPEEAKIAKEVSPVFQIAKIKKPLFVVQGANDPRVNINESDQIVKAMRAKGFEVPYMVKYDEGHGFGKEPNRIELYKSMLGFFAENFNK; encoded by the coding sequence ATGAATCTAAATCACAAAATTCTAGGCACAATTTGCATAGTATTGCCAGCTATTATGATTAACGCACAAAGTTCTACCACCAAATTACCCGGAGATCCAACTTTACCTTCTAATAAAGCGAGTATTGAGAAACTTATTTCTTATGATAAAGGAAACTTCAAATATAAAGTTGAAGATTACTTTGCAAGACCTAAGGCTTCCGGATTTAAATTATCTCCGGATGGAAAATATCTTTCCTACAAAGAAAAAGATAAGGACAGCAAAAATCATGTCTACGTCAAAGATCTGGGAACAGGAAAAATCACCAAAGCAATTGTTGAAAAAGACGATCTGATCAAGAGCTACGGATGGCTCAATAAAAAGCGTCTTTTTTATACCCAGGATAAAGGAGGTAATGAGAATATCCACCTTTATGCAGCTGATGCTGACGGAAGCAACCTTAAGGACTTAACCCCGTTTGAAGGCATTACCTTAGGGACCATAAGACCTATAAAAGATACAGATTTTGTTGTGGTTACCATGAACAAAAACAATAAGCAGATTTTTGAACCTTATAAAATCAATTTTGTAACAGGTGAGATTACCCAGCTTTACGAAAATAAAGATGTCAACAGTCCTATTGATGATTATATTTTTGATAAAGACGGAAACCTGAGAGGGTATATTGTCCTTGAAAACGGGTTAACCTCAAAAACCTATTATAAAGATCTGCAGACCGGGAAATTTAATCTTCTTAAATCGACAGACTGGTCAGATACATTTAGTATTATCAGATTCAATGATAATTCTAAAAATAAAGACGAAGCATTTGTGATAACAAATTTAGACAGTGACAAAACGAGAATTGTTTTGTATGATCTGAAGAAAAATTCAGTGATCAGAGAAGTTTATTCCAACCCGGTATATGATGTCAGTTCTGTAAGTGTTGCGGGTAAAAACAGAAACTATGAACTGGATTATATCAGTTATGAGGGGGTAAAAGGAGAAACTGTTCCGGTAAGTAAATTCTATAAAGAAATTGATGATAAATTAAAATCGCAATTTAAAGATAAAGAGTTTTCTGTAGTTTCGTCTGACGATAATAATGATAAACTTCTGGTAATAGTTACCAGTGATAAATTATATGGTGCTTATTATGAATATGATACCAAAACGAAAGAACTGAAGCTTCTTTACAATCTTATGCCGCAGCTTAAAGAAGAAGATATGGCTGAAATGAGACCGATTGAATTCAAAAGCAGAGATGGCTTGATAGTCCGTGGATATATTACACTGCCAAAAGCTGCTTTAGATGGTAAAAAAGTTCCTTTAGTTGTTAATCCTCATGGCGGCCCGCAGGGGGTAAGGGACAGCTGGGGGTTCAATCCTGAAACACAGTTGTTTGCCAGCAGAGGGTATGCCACGCTTCAGATCAACTTCAGGATTTCAGGAGGATATGGAAAGGAATTTCAGAAAGCCGGATATAAGCAGATCGGAAGAAAAGCGATGGATGATGTGGAAGATGGAGTGAAATATGCCATTAGTCAGGGATGGATTGATAAAGATAGAATAGCAATTTACGGAGGAAGTCATGGTGGATATGCAACCTTAATGGGATTGATCAAAACACCGGATTTATATGCATGCGGAGTAGATTATGTAGGAGTGTCGAATATCTTTACATTCTTTGATTCTTTCCCGGAATACTGGAAGCCTTATAAAGAAATGGTAAAACAGATCTGGTATGACCTTGATAATCCCGAAGAAGCAAAAATTGCTAAAGAAGTTTCCCCGGTTTTTCAGATTGCCAAAATTAAAAAACCACTATTTGTAGTGCAGGGAGCCAATGACCCGAGAGTAAATATCAATGAATCTGATCAGATTGTAAAAGCAATGCGTGCTAAAGGATTTGAAGTACCTTATATGGTAAAATATGATGAAGGGCACGGATTCGGGAAAGAGCCGAACAGAATTGAACTGTATAAATCGATGTTAGGATTTTTTGCAGAAAATTTTAATAAATAA
- a CDS encoding DoxX family protein has translation MKLLVIIFATFILALLGTFLIHGKPDFLFSGNLGMAVFIIFTGLSHFKFQKGMAMMIPDFIPARMFWVYFTGIIEIAAGVGLMIPSLRELTAILLIIFYVLVFIANIHSSQKRINIFKADYTGPGMKYLYNQRIPMQIILIAWTWYFGIYLN, from the coding sequence ATGAAACTATTAGTAATTATTTTCGCCACATTTATACTGGCTTTGCTAGGGACTTTTCTAATTCATGGGAAACCGGATTTCTTATTTTCCGGAAATCTTGGAATGGCTGTATTCATCATCTTTACAGGTCTGTCACATTTCAAATTTCAGAAAGGGATGGCAATGATGATTCCGGATTTTATTCCTGCTAGAATGTTTTGGGTGTACTTTACGGGTATTATAGAAATTGCTGCGGGAGTAGGATTGATGATTCCGTCACTTCGTGAACTGACCGCAATTTTACTGATCATTTTTTATGTATTGGTTTTTATAGCCAACATTCATTCTTCCCAAAAAAGGATTAATATTTTCAAAGCTGATTATACCGGCCCGGGGATGAAATACCTTTATAACCAAAGAATTCCTATGCAGATTATTTTAATTGCGTGGACCTGGTATTTCGGTATTTATCTGAACTAA
- a CDS encoding SRPBCC family protein has product METLSYETVIDAPLQKVWDILWSPETYSQWTQYFGTGSIMKSDWKVGGTTYFLNHKGEGIVSTIDSLDEPNQIVFKHLGLIKDGTEDTQSKEVMEWSGYSEKYFLIDFDGKTKLHTEIQTEKEWEDHMNTGFTKGLMVVKSLAEGVNLTSV; this is encoded by the coding sequence ATGGAAACCCTGTCATATGAAACAGTTATTGATGCTCCCCTGCAAAAAGTATGGGACATTCTCTGGAGCCCGGAAACATATAGCCAATGGACTCAGTATTTTGGAACAGGTTCAATCATGAAATCCGACTGGAAAGTAGGGGGAACTACCTATTTCCTCAATCATAAAGGAGAGGGGATAGTTTCCACTATTGACAGTCTGGATGAGCCGAATCAAATTGTTTTTAAACATTTAGGATTGATAAAGGATGGTACAGAAGATACCCAGAGTAAAGAGGTGATGGAATGGAGCGGGTATTCTGAAAAATATTTTTTGATTGATTTTGACGGAAAGACAAAACTTCATACAGAAATCCAGACAGAAAAAGAATGGGAAGATCATATGAATACAGGTTTTACGAAAGGGCTGATGGTGGTGAAGAGCCTGGCAGAAGGAGTCAATTTGACTTCAGTATAA
- a CDS encoding SRPBCC domain-containing protein has product MEELSYEIEINAEPEKVWSVLWGDITYRQWTTAFSEGSFYEGTLEENNIIKFLDTKQNGMYSRVEKVIANEEIKFLHLGEIYEGIEVPQNWGDATETFFLEENEEGTLLKVKIMSSEEFKDFFEEKYPKALMIIKHLCENQL; this is encoded by the coding sequence ATGGAAGAATTATCATACGAAATTGAGATCAATGCAGAACCAGAAAAAGTATGGAGTGTTCTTTGGGGAGATATTACCTATAGACAATGGACAACCGCTTTTTCGGAAGGATCTTTTTATGAAGGAACCCTTGAAGAAAATAATATCATTAAGTTTCTTGACACCAAACAGAACGGAATGTACAGCAGGGTCGAAAAAGTGATTGCAAATGAAGAGATTAAATTTCTCCATCTGGGTGAAATTTATGAAGGGATTGAAGTTCCTCAGAATTGGGGTGATGCTACCGAAACCTTTTTTCTTGAAGAAAACGAAGAAGGAACCCTGTTGAAAGTGAAAATTATGTCTTCAGAAGAATTTAAAGATTTTTTTGAAGAAAAGTATCCAAAAGCATTGATGATCATTAAGCACCTTTGTGAAAATCAGCTTTAA
- a CDS encoding VOC family protein, translating into MNNDIFPCLWYDGDAKESAEFYCKIFGGEITTDTPVVMNIDLFGQRIMLLNGGAQFKKNASVSLMVICETEDEVQKYWNQLSDGGMPLMDLSSYSWSKKYGWIQDKYGVSWQLFLGDKAGEQKIVPTMMFIHDNNGKAKEAMELYTKTFLNSSIGNILKYGEGSEGHDTQEPAENVQHAHFVIDHYSLFCMDNSYDHSFDFNEGISMVVMTDDQQQTDNYWNALTSDGGRESMCGWLKDKYGFSWQIVPKRLIQLMNDSNQEKAYKVVQAMMKMQKIIIQDLEDAYNS; encoded by the coding sequence ATGAACAACGATATTTTTCCATGTCTCTGGTATGATGGAGACGCGAAAGAGTCTGCAGAATTTTATTGTAAAATTTTTGGAGGCGAGATTACAACAGATACTCCTGTTGTGATGAACATTGATCTTTTCGGTCAACGAATAATGTTACTGAATGGAGGCGCGCAGTTTAAAAAAAATGCATCCGTTTCTTTGATGGTCATCTGTGAAACCGAAGATGAGGTTCAAAAATACTGGAACCAGCTGTCAGATGGAGGAATGCCTCTGATGGACCTGAGTTCCTATTCATGGAGTAAAAAATATGGATGGATTCAGGATAAATATGGAGTTTCTTGGCAGTTATTTTTAGGCGATAAAGCCGGTGAACAGAAAATTGTTCCTACAATGATGTTTATTCATGATAATAATGGTAAAGCCAAAGAAGCTATGGAGCTTTATACTAAGACCTTCCTGAACTCAAGCATTGGAAATATATTAAAATATGGTGAAGGAAGTGAAGGTCATGATACTCAGGAACCTGCCGAAAATGTTCAGCATGCTCATTTTGTAATCGATCATTACAGTTTATTCTGTATGGATAATTCTTATGACCATTCATTCGATTTCAATGAAGGAATTTCAATGGTGGTAATGACGGATGATCAGCAGCAGACAGACAATTACTGGAATGCCCTTACCTCAGATGGCGGAAGAGAAAGCATGTGCGGCTGGCTGAAAGATAAATATGGTTTTAGCTGGCAGATTGTTCCTAAAAGATTGATTCAGCTAATGAATGATTCCAATCAGGAAAAAGCATATAAAGTAGTGCAGGCGATGATGAAAATGCAGAAAATCATTATTCAGGATCTTGAAGATGCTTATAATTCTTAA
- a CDS encoding DNA-directed RNA polymerase subunit alpha C-terminal domain-containing protein, whose product MINLVIMSKSLHSIDAVNYDPQDGFLQGVIAISARKALEKEKIDSLEKLSDYSEKEIMQLHGFGKNTLVKLKDYMREHQCFFKET is encoded by the coding sequence ATGATCAATCTAGTAATCATGTCAAAGAGCTTACATTCCATTGATGCGGTGAACTATGACCCTCAGGATGGTTTCCTTCAGGGAGTGATTGCCATTTCGGCCAGAAAAGCCCTGGAAAAGGAAAAAATAGACTCTTTGGAAAAGCTGTCGGATTATTCTGAAAAGGAAATTATGCAGCTTCATGGTTTCGGAAAAAATACATTGGTGAAGCTAAAAGATTATATGAGAGAACACCAGTGTTTTTTTAAAGAAACATAA
- a CDS encoding SRPBCC family protein codes for MDPITIDITILAPVEKVWNYFNEPKHITKWNFAHESWHCPSSENDLKVGGKFKNRMEAKDKSFAFDFEGIYDEVVPYEIIKYHLEDGRKVEVIFETIDENTTKIIEIFDPEKQNSVEMQREGWYAILNNFHKYVENH; via the coding sequence ATGGATCCAATTACAATAGACATCACAATTCTGGCACCGGTAGAAAAGGTGTGGAATTATTTCAATGAGCCCAAGCATATTACAAAATGGAATTTTGCCCACGAAAGCTGGCATTGTCCTAGTTCTGAAAATGACCTTAAAGTGGGAGGGAAATTTAAAAACAGAATGGAGGCTAAAGATAAAAGCTTTGCATTTGATTTTGAAGGGATATACGATGAAGTTGTTCCCTATGAAATAATAAAATACCATTTGGAAGATGGACGAAAAGTGGAGGTAATCTTTGAGACAATAGATGAGAACACAACAAAGATTATAGAAATTTTCGATCCGGAAAAGCAGAATTCTGTGGAAATGCAGAGAGAAGGCTGGTATGCCATCCTCAATAATTTCCATAAGTATGTTGAGAATCACTAA
- a CDS encoding VOC family protein, with translation MAKLNPYLNFNGTAEEAFHFYKSIFGGDFVGGIHKMGNAPGTENLSDEEKNRVMHIALPVGNDLLMASDIVPGFGQTLTVGNNNYVSVFPDSRDEADRIFKGLSEGGNIEMPIEDQFWGDYFGSFQDKYGVHWMVNYNTEYTK, from the coding sequence ATGGCTAAATTAAATCCGTATTTAAATTTCAATGGAACAGCAGAAGAGGCATTCCATTTTTACAAATCTATTTTTGGAGGTGACTTTGTAGGAGGTATTCACAAAATGGGAAATGCTCCGGGCACAGAGAACCTTTCGGATGAAGAAAAAAACAGAGTGATGCATATCGCATTGCCTGTCGGAAACGATCTTTTAATGGCTTCAGATATTGTTCCGGGATTTGGACAGACTCTGACAGTTGGGAATAATAACTATGTTTCTGTTTTTCCCGATTCAAGAGACGAAGCAGACAGAATTTTCAAAGGGCTGTCTGAGGGCGGAAATATAGAAATGCCAATTGAAGATCAGTTTTGGGGAGATTATTTCGGAAGTTTTCAGGATAAATATGGCGTTCATTGGATGGTGAACTATAATACAGAATACACAAAATAA
- a CDS encoding alpha/beta fold hydrolase has product MIPVEKGYKKVNGIQLYYEIYGSGSPLVLIHGGGSSITYDFQEVIARLENKFQLIGIDLQNHGRSEHRDIPETFEQDADDVAALLAEINIHKASFWGFSNGGNTAMQIVHRYPKLVEKLVVASAFYKKNGMIEGFFERMQDATFDSMPEPLKINFLNLNPDFSKLENLFDKDCRRMQTFQDWDDEILASIQSPALFISGDKDVMKPEHTAAMWRLVKGSQLMILPGTHGAYMMADFDGSINEDLIDFTVNEVEKFLTH; this is encoded by the coding sequence ATGATTCCGGTAGAAAAAGGATACAAAAAAGTCAACGGAATCCAGCTGTATTATGAGATTTATGGATCCGGAAGCCCGCTGGTTCTTATTCATGGTGGGGGTTCTTCTATAACATATGATTTTCAGGAAGTCATCGCAAGGCTTGAAAATAAATTTCAGCTAATCGGTATAGACCTTCAAAATCATGGAAGGAGTGAACACCGCGATATTCCTGAAACATTTGAACAGGATGCCGATGATGTTGCTGCACTTTTGGCAGAAATAAATATTCATAAAGCCTCATTTTGGGGGTTTAGTAATGGAGGGAATACAGCAATGCAGATAGTTCACCGTTATCCTAAACTGGTAGAAAAGTTGGTTGTAGCCTCCGCTTTTTATAAAAAAAACGGTATGATAGAAGGCTTTTTTGAAAGAATGCAGGATGCAACTTTTGATTCGATGCCGGAACCGTTAAAAATTAACTTTTTAAATCTCAATCCGGACTTTTCAAAGCTGGAAAATCTTTTTGATAAAGATTGCCGGAGAATGCAGACTTTTCAGGATTGGGATGATGAAATACTGGCTTCTATACAATCACCTGCACTATTCATCAGCGGTGATAAAGATGTGATGAAACCCGAGCATACAGCTGCGATGTGGCGTTTGGTGAAAGGTTCTCAGCTGATGATACTTCCTGGAACACATGGCGCTTATATGATGGCTGACTTTGATGGTAGTATCAATGAAGACTTAATTGATTTTACAGTTAACGAAGTGGAAAAATTTTTAACTCATTAA
- a CDS encoding DinB family protein, with amino-acid sequence MNTPISKKMEVIIPAYRMHSQNFINVLDGISEEDALKRIENKTNHIVWMAGNFVNVRYGLGWVLGLQEQDPYNDLFFQGKSLDESIKYPTLADLKKNFHDISAKVYQKQLEVSDEELEEIFEIGMNIPFVKETKLNFAGMCIGREDYLCGQIGLMRRILNYPGMKYEVDENLKY; translated from the coding sequence ATGAACACTCCAATATCAAAAAAAATGGAAGTCATTATTCCGGCTTACAGAATGCACAGTCAGAACTTTATAAATGTTTTGGATGGCATTTCGGAAGAAGATGCATTGAAAAGAATTGAAAATAAAACCAATCATATTGTATGGATGGCAGGAAACTTTGTCAATGTGCGATATGGGCTTGGCTGGGTGTTGGGTCTGCAGGAGCAGGACCCGTATAATGATCTGTTCTTTCAGGGAAAATCATTAGATGAAAGTATAAAATACCCAACTTTAGCTGACCTTAAGAAAAACTTTCATGACATTTCGGCTAAAGTATACCAGAAACAACTGGAAGTATCGGATGAAGAACTGGAAGAAATCTTTGAAATAGGGATGAATATTCCCTTTGTCAAAGAAACAAAGCTCAATTTTGCAGGAATGTGCATTGGGCGTGAGGATTATCTATGCGGGCAGATTGGCCTCATGCGAAGAATATTAAATTATCCCGGAATGAAATATGAAGTGGATGAAAATCTTAAATATTAA
- a CDS encoding DinB family protein — protein MKTKSNDIEFLKNQVAGTYKVVSMNIDGVSDEESMIFPNGEANCMNWIFGHLIYIRNAFLNILGEEAVWDSAQFSCYNRGEIPLNRKEEFVSFEELKSYFRQSQDKLEAKLEILESLNTEWIKDISNLSLHEIYHSGQLGYLRRLLGKPGAIK, from the coding sequence ATGAAAACAAAATCAAACGATATAGAATTCTTGAAAAATCAGGTGGCAGGTACTTACAAAGTCGTTTCCATGAATATAGATGGAGTAAGCGATGAAGAATCAATGATTTTTCCTAATGGAGAAGCCAATTGTATGAATTGGATTTTCGGACACCTTATTTATATCCGAAATGCTTTCCTTAATATTTTGGGCGAAGAGGCAGTTTGGGATAGTGCTCAATTTTCATGCTATAACAGAGGCGAAATACCTTTGAACCGAAAAGAAGAATTTGTAAGTTTTGAAGAATTAAAATCATATTTCAGACAAAGCCAGGATAAACTGGAAGCAAAACTTGAAATTCTTGAAAGTTTGAATACTGAATGGATCAAAGATATCTCCAACCTGAGTCTGCACGAGATTTACCATAGCGGGCAATTAGGCTATCTACGGAGGCTCCTTGGGAAACCCGGGGCTATAAAATAA
- a CDS encoding VOC family protein has protein sequence MNINEIYINLPVKDVQKTRTFWTKLGFSVNEKFSNDKAVSVIMKENHIYGMFLKEDFFQTFTNRPFAKGDTTQVLLAISVSSRDEVDHMVKTAIENGGSKYGEPVDYGWMYQSSFADVDGHQWEVMYGDDSQMPSE, from the coding sequence ATGAACATCAACGAAATTTATATCAACTTACCTGTAAAAGATGTACAAAAAACCAGAACATTCTGGACAAAGCTTGGCTTTTCTGTCAATGAAAAATTTTCAAATGATAAAGCGGTAAGTGTAATTATGAAAGAAAATCATATTTACGGGATGTTTCTGAAAGAAGATTTTTTCCAGACTTTTACCAATAGACCTTTTGCTAAAGGTGATACTACGCAGGTGCTTCTTGCCATCAGTGTTAGTAGCCGTGATGAAGTAGATCATATGGTAAAAACAGCTATTGAAAACGGAGGTTCAAAATACGGAGAGCCAGTGGATTACGGATGGATGTATCAAAGTAGTTTTGCAGACGTCGATGGACATCAGTGGGAAGTGATGTACGGTGATGACTCCCAAATGCCTTCAGAATAA
- a CDS encoding VOC family protein — protein sequence MKVNQIYVNLPVKDVQRTKEFWTKLGFEINEQFSDEKAICVVLNDIIYVMFLQEEYFKTFTNKPVAKENTSQVIVAAGLNSREEVDQVVNTAVENGAYQHEEPQDYGWMYQNSFWDLDGHGWNMTFADLSQMPSE from the coding sequence ATGAAAGTCAATCAAATTTACGTCAACCTTCCGGTAAAAGATGTGCAGAGAACAAAAGAATTCTGGACCAAACTTGGTTTTGAAATCAATGAACAGTTTTCAGATGAAAAAGCAATCTGTGTGGTACTGAATGACATCATCTATGTCATGTTTTTGCAGGAAGAGTATTTCAAGACCTTTACCAATAAACCTGTAGCAAAAGAAAATACAAGTCAGGTTATTGTAGCAGCAGGACTCAACAGCCGTGAGGAGGTTGATCAAGTAGTGAATACAGCGGTTGAAAATGGAGCTTACCAGCATGAAGAACCACAGGATTACGGATGGATGTATCAAAACTCCTTCTGGGACCTTGATGGACATGGCTGGAATATGACATTTGCCGATCTGTCTCAAATGCCTTCAGAATAA